In Candidatus Kaistella beijingensis, a genomic segment contains:
- a CDS encoding DnaJ domain-containing protein, translated as MKNYYYFLGVGENASEEDIKKAYRKLSLKYHPDKNPDDDFFEARFREIQEAYEMLSDDEKRRIYDENLAHQQRSYRPNLPPSIRTFSANKIRVKQGEEVIINWHTNNADVVKILPFGLEKGYGERTFRIKEFKDGKFQILLHATNTLLHKTVVQGITITQIFETEREQLKSEAEDFFKPQKSTRTNPGRQPKAVKIVLAVLFLIIAILLLVKTFAR; from the coding sequence ATGAAGAACTACTATTATTTTCTTGGCGTTGGAGAAAATGCTTCCGAAGAAGACATCAAAAAAGCCTACCGAAAATTATCCTTAAAATATCATCCCGACAAAAATCCCGACGACGATTTCTTCGAAGCCCGTTTTCGCGAAATTCAGGAAGCGTATGAAATGTTGAGTGATGATGAAAAACGGAGAATTTATGACGAAAATTTAGCGCATCAACAAAGAAGTTATCGCCCAAATCTGCCGCCATCAATCCGAACATTTTCTGCCAATAAAATTCGTGTTAAACAAGGCGAAGAAGTCATCATCAACTGGCATACGAATAATGCAGATGTAGTAAAAATTTTACCTTTTGGTTTAGAGAAAGGTTACGGCGAAAGAACTTTCAGAATTAAAGAATTTAAAGATGGAAAATTTCAGATATTGCTTCACGCAACGAATACATTGTTACACAAAACAGTTGTTCAAGGAATAACTATTACGCAAATTTTTGAAACAGAAAGAGAACAGCTGAAAAGTGAAGCTGAAGATTTCTTTAAACCTCAAAAATCTACCCGTACAAATCCAGGCAGGCAACCAAAAGCAGTGAAGATCGTTTTGGCGGTTTTGTTTCTGATAATCGCTATTTTGCTTTTAGTAAAAACTTTTGCGCGTTAA
- a CDS encoding SRPBCC family protein, giving the protein MLSFLNNQNKEPIKIDITILKPIEKVWNYFSDPEHIVKWNFAHESWECPKAENDLRVGGKLKTRMQAKDGSFGFDFEGIYDEIIPYKLIKYHLEDGRKVEIQFEKMDENTTKVIETFDPEMQNSREMQREGWYAILNNFHKYTENH; this is encoded by the coding sequence TTGTTAAGTTTCCTAAACAACCAAAATAAGGAACCAATAAAAATAGACATCACGATCTTAAAACCAATTGAAAAAGTTTGGAACTACTTCAGCGATCCCGAACACATCGTGAAATGGAACTTTGCGCACGAATCTTGGGAATGCCCGAAAGCGGAAAACGATTTAAGAGTCGGTGGAAAACTCAAAACGAGAATGCAGGCAAAAGACGGCAGTTTCGGGTTTGATTTCGAGGGAATTTATGACGAGATAATTCCTTACAAACTTATAAAATACCATTTGGAAGACGGCAGAAAAGTGGAAATTCAGTTTGAAAAAATGGATGAGAATACGACAAAGGTTATTGAAACTTTCGATCCTGAAATGCAAAACTCCCGAGAAATGCAGCGCGAAGGTTGGTACGCTATTTTGAATAATTTCCACAAGTACACTGAAAACCACTAA
- a CDS encoding type II toxin-antitoxin system PemK/MazF family toxin has product MDMVKRFEIYFIEFDPTKGSEINKTRPAVVISPDEMNEALNTVIVAPLTSTLKNYPSRVNCVVKSKKGQIALDQIRTIDKIRIKNKLSVLKEKEQEEVFGILNEMFRK; this is encoded by the coding sequence ATGGACATGGTAAAACGTTTTGAAATTTATTTTATTGAATTCGACCCAACCAAAGGAAGCGAAATCAATAAGACTCGTCCTGCAGTAGTTATTTCTCCTGATGAAATGAACGAAGCACTGAACACGGTAATTGTTGCGCCATTAACTTCTACTTTAAAGAATTATCCTTCTCGAGTAAATTGTGTGGTGAAAAGTAAAAAAGGTCAAATCGCTTTAGACCAAATTCGGACGATTGATAAAATCAGAATTAAGAATAAATTATCTGTTTTGAAGGAGAAAGAACAGGAAGAAGTTTTCGGAATTTTAAATGAAATGTTTAGAAAATAG
- a CDS encoding iron chaperone — translation MSEVSKYIHQFPEEVQEILNKIRNIILDEVPNAEERISYAMPAFFLNKKPLVYFAGYKNHIGFYATPNGHEEFAQEFSNYKQGKGSVQFALNEEIPYDLILKVVKFRKKSLIKKIDKY, via the coding sequence GTGAGTGAAGTTTCAAAATATATCCATCAATTTCCTGAAGAAGTTCAGGAAATTTTAAATAAAATCCGAAACATTATTTTGGACGAAGTTCCCAATGCAGAAGAACGAATCTCTTATGCAATGCCTGCATTCTTTTTAAACAAAAAACCTTTGGTTTATTTCGCAGGCTATAAAAATCACATCGGTTTTTACGCCACACCGAACGGACATGAAGAATTTGCACAAGAATTTTCTAACTATAAACAGGGAAAAGGTTCGGTTCAGTTTGCATTAAATGAAGAGATTCCCTATGATTTGATACTTAAAGTCGTAAAATTCCGCAAAAAAAGTCTTATAAAAAAAATTGATAAATATTGA
- a CDS encoding SRPBCC domain-containing protein, with amino-acid sequence MKQLEFQTEINATPEKVWETLVGDEQYTKWTKGNRFEGNWEEGSVMKFFDPKNNGMFSEVVTNKPKEELKLKHLGWIYDGVLDAQDFGGSDVAYILEPIETGTFLKSKVNSMDEFVDFYNNYFPNIFQKIKEISEE; translated from the coding sequence ATGAAACAATTAGAATTTCAAACAGAAATCAACGCAACTCCCGAAAAAGTTTGGGAAACTTTGGTCGGTGACGAACAATACACAAAATGGACGAAGGGAAACCGTTTCGAGGGAAATTGGGAAGAAGGAAGCGTGATGAAGTTTTTCGACCCCAAAAATAACGGAATGTTCAGCGAAGTAGTAACAAACAAACCCAAAGAAGAACTAAAATTGAAACATCTTGGTTGGATTTATGATGGTGTTTTGGATGCACAGGATTTTGGCGGTTCAGATGTTGCGTATATTTTAGAACCAATCGAAACTGGAACTTTTTTAAAATCCAAAGTCAATTCCATGGATGAATTTGTGGATTTTTACAACAATTATTTCCCGAACATATTTCAGAAAATAAAAGAAATTTCAGAAGAGTAG
- a CDS encoding VOC family protein, producing the protein MNNDIFPCLWFNNDGKHAADFYVETFGGKITVDTPMVINLDLFGQRFMLLNGGPAFEKNATISFMILCETEEEVEKYWKSLAEGGIVLMELGEYPWSKKYGWVRDRFGVTWQVYLGEKQGEQKIIPTLMFIHHNNGKAMEAMEFYTNIFPNSKIGSVLTYGVGVGNETHEVPENVQHAHFVIDNYNFFCMDNSYDHQFDFSEGISIVVMTDNQEETDHLWNSLTSDGGEESQCGWLKDKYGVSWQITPKRLLELMNSFDGTDRSQKVFQAMMTMKKIVIADLEKAYNS; encoded by the coding sequence ATGAATAACGATATTTTCCCTTGCCTTTGGTTTAATAACGATGGCAAACATGCCGCCGATTTTTATGTAGAAACTTTCGGCGGAAAAATTACGGTGGATACACCGATGGTAATTAATCTCGACCTTTTTGGGCAGCGTTTCATGTTGTTGAACGGAGGTCCCGCTTTTGAAAAAAATGCTACGATTTCTTTCATGATCCTTTGCGAAACCGAAGAAGAAGTCGAAAAATATTGGAAATCACTTGCTGAAGGGGGAATTGTATTGATGGAGCTCGGCGAATATCCGTGGAGTAAAAAATACGGTTGGGTTCGAGACAGGTTTGGTGTGACTTGGCAGGTTTATTTGGGTGAAAAACAGGGCGAACAAAAAATTATTCCTACGCTGATGTTTATTCATCATAACAACGGAAAGGCGATGGAAGCGATGGAGTTTTACACCAACATTTTCCCAAATTCTAAAATTGGAAGTGTCTTAACTTACGGAGTTGGAGTTGGAAATGAAACCCATGAAGTTCCTGAAAATGTGCAACATGCGCATTTTGTTATTGACAATTATAATTTTTTCTGCATGGATAATTCCTACGACCACCAATTTGATTTTTCGGAAGGAATATCAATTGTTGTGATGACCGATAATCAAGAGGAAACCGACCATTTATGGAACTCGCTGACTTCTGATGGCGGAGAAGAAAGTCAATGCGGTTGGTTGAAAGACAAATATGGCGTAAGTTGGCAAATCACTCCTAAAAGATTGTTGGAACTGATGAACAGTTTCGATGGAACCGACCGTTCTCAAAAAGTTTTTCAGGCAATGATGACGATGAAGAAAATTGTGATCGCCGATTTGGAGAAAGCCTATAATTCTTAA
- a CDS encoding SPFH domain-containing protein: protein MTYMGVIVFLGLIVLFASFFTVKQATAAIVERLGKFHSVRHAGLHLKIPFIDQVAKRMNLRIQQLDVMIDTKTLDNVFLKMKVSVQYQVIKEQVADAFYKLESPDNQITSYVFDVVRAEVPKMKLDDVFVRKDDIAIAVKGELQEAMQSYGYDIIKALVTDIDPDEQVKHAMNRINAAERERTAAEYESEAQKIRIVAVAKAEAESKKLQGQGIADQRREIAKGLEESVKMLNAANINAQEASALIVVTQHYDTLQSIGANNRSNLVLLPNSPNSASTMLNDLMVSMAATQKMDDLAKK, encoded by the coding sequence ATGACATACATGGGAGTAATTGTCTTTTTAGGACTTATCGTATTATTTGCATCGTTTTTCACGGTGAAACAAGCTACAGCAGCAATTGTGGAACGTTTGGGGAAATTTCATTCCGTTCGTCACGCGGGATTGCATTTGAAAATTCCCTTTATTGACCAAGTTGCAAAACGGATGAACTTGAGAATCCAGCAATTGGATGTGATGATTGATACCAAAACTTTGGACAACGTGTTCCTTAAAATGAAGGTTTCAGTTCAGTATCAAGTGATTAAAGAACAGGTTGCAGATGCTTTCTATAAATTGGAAAGTCCTGATAATCAGATTACTTCCTATGTTTTCGACGTTGTTCGTGCAGAAGTTCCAAAGATGAAGTTGGATGACGTTTTCGTGAGAAAAGACGATATTGCGATTGCTGTAAAAGGCGAGCTTCAGGAAGCCATGCAAAGTTACGGCTACGACATTATTAAAGCTTTGGTGACCGACATCGATCCAGATGAACAGGTAAAACATGCGATGAACAGAATTAACGCTGCAGAACGTGAAAGAACTGCCGCTGAATATGAATCTGAAGCTCAAAAAATTAGAATTGTCGCCGTTGCAAAAGCGGAAGCTGAATCTAAAAAACTTCAGGGTCAAGGTATTGCAGACCAAAGAAGGGAAATTGCAAAAGGTCTGGAAGAATCCGTAAAAATGTTGAACGCTGCAAACATCAATGCACAGGAAGCTTCTGCGTTAATCGTGGTTACTCAGCATTATGACACGCTTCAGTCGATTGGCGCGAATAACAGAAGTAATTTGGTTTTACTTCCAAACTCGCCAAATTCTGCAAGTACAATGTTGAACGATTTGATGGTTTCGATGGCGGCAACACAAAAAATGGATGACCTGGCTAAAAAATAA
- a CDS encoding DUF962 domain-containing protein, protein MERIKTFREFYQFYLSEHSKPMTRIFHFIGTFLIFVVIVYVIWSGKERFLWYIPIFGYGFAWFSHAVYEKNKPATFKYPLWSLISDFKMFFELLTRKLKFKS, encoded by the coding sequence ATGGAACGCATCAAAACTTTCAGGGAATTTTACCAGTTCTATTTGAGTGAGCACAGCAAACCAATGACGAGAATTTTCCACTTTATTGGAACATTCTTGATTTTCGTGGTCATTGTTTATGTAATTTGGTCGGGAAAAGAAAGATTTCTTTGGTACATCCCCATTTTCGGATACGGTTTTGCTTGGTTTTCACACGCGGTTTACGAGAAAAATAAACCGGCAACATTCAAATATCCTTTATGGAGTTTGATTTCAGATTTCAAAATGTTCTTCGAACTTCTCACCAGAAAGTTAAAATTTAAGTCATAA
- the gcvP gene encoding aminomethyl-transferring glycine dehydrogenase codes for MNTTKFVNRHISMNEADKKAMLKKVGVSGIDELISQTIPDSIRLEKELNISEALSEHEMLAHSKELAEKNLLFDNYIGFGYHNTILPSAIQRNILENPSWYTAYTPYQAEIAQGRLEALLNFQTVVVDLTGLPLANASLLDESTAASEAMHMFFESRTKEQKKNGAIKFFVSDLVFPQTIAVLKTKAEGLGIDIIVGNHKNHQFNESYFGVLLQYPGKNGIVLDYTENIKYYKEFNLQVVVACDPMALVKLKSPAEMGADCAVGTTQRFGIPMGYGGPHAAFFACKEDYKRDIPGRIIGVSQDAYGKRALRMALQTREQHIKREKATSNICTAQVLLAVMAGMYAVYHGPKGLNFIADQIHFKANGLNEGLKMLGYDVVEEPIFDTVKFRIHEDEKNALMRTMRDQKINLNYFSEGIVSIAVNEASTEEKLQRLFDALANFKDKQGFKLLFKEEIQIPKELLRTDEILKDEVFNKYHTETELMRYIKRLERKDLSLTHSMISLGSCTMKLNAATQMLPLSWAEWGSVHPFVPTEQAGGYQYLIKELEKDLAEITGFAGTSLQPNSGAQGEYAGLMVIREYHKSRGESHRNIVLIPQSAHGTNPASAVIAGMKVVVVKNLENGEIDFEDLKKKAEEHSENLSAAMITYPSTYGFFDDNIKEITKLIHEHGGQVYMDGANMNAQVGYTSPGNIGADVCHLNLHKTFAIPHGGGGPGVGPICVAEHLVKFLPSNPNIKIGSHEAIDAISGAPYGSSLVLNISYAYIKMLGTDGLKKATEHAILNANYLKEILAEHFPILYANSKGRVAHECIVDFRQFKSLGIEVADVAKRLMDYGFHAPTVSFPVAGTLMIEPTESESKAEIDRFAEALISIKKEIEEIAEGTADAANNVLKNAPHTEQLVISDSWDKPYSREKAAYPLDWVREHKFFASVSRVDEAYGDRNLVCTCAPIEEYM; via the coding sequence ATGAACACAACTAAGTTTGTAAACCGCCACATTTCCATGAACGAAGCCGATAAAAAGGCAATGTTAAAGAAAGTGGGCGTTTCTGGTATTGACGAATTAATTTCACAAACCATTCCCGATTCCATCCGTTTGGAAAAAGAACTGAACATTTCGGAAGCACTTTCAGAGCATGAAATGTTGGCTCATTCCAAAGAACTTGCAGAAAAAAATTTACTTTTCGACAACTATATTGGATTTGGCTATCACAACACTATTTTGCCAAGTGCAATTCAGAGAAATATTTTAGAAAATCCTTCTTGGTATACCGCTTATACACCATATCAAGCGGAAATTGCACAGGGAAGATTGGAAGCGTTGCTGAATTTTCAAACCGTTGTTGTCGATTTAACAGGACTTCCTTTAGCGAATGCTTCTTTGTTGGATGAATCCACCGCTGCTTCTGAAGCTATGCACATGTTTTTTGAGAGCAGAACCAAAGAACAGAAAAAAAATGGGGCGATTAAATTTTTTGTTTCAGACTTGGTTTTTCCTCAAACCATTGCCGTTTTAAAGACCAAAGCGGAAGGTTTAGGAATCGACATCATCGTTGGTAACCACAAAAATCATCAGTTCAATGAGTCTTATTTCGGAGTTCTTCTACAATATCCGGGAAAGAACGGAATTGTTTTAGACTATACCGAAAACATCAAATATTACAAAGAATTTAATTTGCAGGTTGTAGTTGCTTGTGACCCAATGGCTTTAGTGAAACTGAAATCTCCAGCGGAAATGGGTGCAGACTGTGCAGTGGGAACTACCCAAAGATTTGGAATTCCGATGGGTTATGGCGGTCCTCACGCAGCATTTTTTGCGTGTAAAGAAGATTATAAACGCGATATTCCGGGAAGAATTATCGGCGTTTCACAAGATGCCTACGGAAAACGTGCTTTGAGAATGGCGCTTCAAACTCGTGAACAGCATATCAAGAGAGAAAAAGCGACTTCAAATATTTGTACCGCGCAAGTGCTTTTGGCGGTAATGGCCGGAATGTACGCTGTTTATCATGGTCCAAAAGGTTTGAACTTTATTGCCGACCAAATTCACTTTAAAGCAAACGGACTGAATGAAGGGTTGAAAATGTTGGGTTACGACGTTGTGGAAGAACCTATTTTCGACACCGTGAAATTCAGGATTCATGAAGATGAGAAAAATGCTTTGATGAGAACCATGCGTGATCAGAAAATCAACCTTAATTATTTCTCTGAAGGAATTGTGAGCATTGCCGTAAATGAGGCTTCAACTGAGGAAAAATTGCAGCGACTTTTTGACGCTTTGGCGAATTTCAAAGACAAGCAAGGTTTCAAACTTTTGTTCAAAGAAGAAATCCAAATTCCAAAAGAATTATTGAGAACCGATGAAATCTTAAAAGATGAAGTTTTCAACAAATACCATACGGAAACCGAATTGATGCGTTATATAAAACGTTTAGAGAGAAAAGATTTGTCGTTGACGCATTCCATGATTTCGCTCGGTTCTTGTACGATGAAACTGAATGCAGCGACTCAAATGCTGCCACTTTCTTGGGCAGAATGGGGAAGTGTTCATCCTTTTGTTCCGACTGAACAAGCAGGAGGTTATCAATATTTAATTAAAGAATTAGAAAAAGATTTAGCCGAAATCACCGGTTTTGCAGGAACTTCTTTACAACCAAATTCCGGTGCTCAAGGAGAATACGCAGGTTTGATGGTGATTCGCGAATATCATAAATCAAGAGGAGAATCTCACAGAAACATCGTCTTAATTCCGCAATCTGCACACGGAACCAATCCTGCTTCAGCGGTGATTGCCGGAATGAAAGTGGTTGTTGTAAAAAATCTTGAAAACGGCGAAATCGATTTTGAAGATTTAAAGAAAAAAGCTGAAGAACACAGCGAAAACCTTTCTGCTGCGATGATTACGTATCCTTCAACCTACGGATTTTTTGATGATAATATTAAGGAAATCACAAAATTAATTCACGAACACGGCGGACAAGTTTACATGGACGGTGCGAATATGAACGCTCAAGTTGGCTACACTTCGCCGGGAAATATTGGTGCAGATGTTTGTCACCTGAATCTCCACAAAACATTCGCAATTCCTCACGGTGGAGGCGGTCCTGGAGTTGGACCAATTTGTGTGGCGGAACATTTGGTGAAATTCTTACCATCAAACCCGAATATTAAGATTGGCTCACATGAAGCGATAGACGCAATTTCTGGTGCTCCTTACGGTTCAAGTTTGGTTTTAAATATTTCCTACGCCTACATCAAAATGCTCGGAACCGACGGTTTGAAAAAAGCTACAGAACACGCTATTCTAAACGCAAACTATTTGAAAGAAATTCTAGCGGAACATTTCCCAATTCTATATGCCAATTCAAAAGGTAGGGTTGCCCATGAATGTATCGTGGATTTCCGTCAGTTTAAATCACTCGGAATTGAAGTTGCAGATGTCGCAAAACGTTTGATGGATTATGGTTTCCATGCTCCAACGGTGAGTTTCCCGGTTGCAGGAACTTTGATGATTGAACCAACCGAATCGGAAAGCAAAGCAGAAATCGACCGTTTCGCGGAAGCATTAATTTCTATCAAAAAAGAAATAGAAGAAATTGCAGAAGGAACTGCAGATGCTGCAAACAACGTCTTGAAAAATGCTCCACACACCGAACAATTGGTGATTTCCGATTCTTGGGATAAACCATATTCCCGTGAAAAAGCGGCGTATCCTTTAGATTGGGTTCGTGAACATAAATTCTTCGCATCCGTTTCCCGTGTTGACGAAGCGTATGGCGATAGAAATTTGGTTTGTACGTGCGCACCGATTGAGGAGTATATGTAA
- a CDS encoding AbrB/MazE/SpoVT family DNA-binding domain-containing protein, whose translation MTTRIRKIGNSSGIIISKRMLEELNIEPKDELELTVKDGKILIQKIDEPRKDWKEKLLKAGSMQEKGDLMEFPNDFDTEEWTW comes from the coding sequence ATGACGACAAGAATCAGAAAAATCGGAAATTCTTCAGGAATCATTATTAGCAAACGAATGTTGGAAGAATTAAATATCGAACCAAAAGATGAGTTAGAGTTGACGGTGAAAGATGGAAAAATCCTAATTCAAAAAATTGACGAGCCAAGAAAAGATTGGAAAGAAAAGCTTCTAAAAGCCGGTTCTATGCAAGAAAAAGGAGATTTAATGGAGTTTCCCAACGATTTTGATACCGAAGAATGGACATGGTAA
- a CDS encoding RNA polymerase sigma factor: protein MELELTYMSQTERDNIIGETVKNYGGKLLSFIRPKVRNTEDAEDILQEVWYQFSNLTNIGEIVNIGGWLYRVSNNKIIDKYRKKTTDNLEDFVYEDEDGSFAVKDILLLDDSENPELLAFREEVWKELFAALEELPENQRLVFVENEIEGKKLQEIADEQGENIKTIISRKNYAVKHLRKRMAILYKDLKG from the coding sequence ATGGAGCTGGAATTAACTTATATGTCGCAAACCGAAAGAGACAACATTATTGGCGAAACCGTGAAGAATTACGGCGGAAAACTGCTGTCTTTTATCCGACCGAAAGTTCGAAATACAGAGGATGCGGAAGACATTTTGCAGGAGGTTTGGTATCAGTTCAGCAACCTGACCAACATTGGCGAGATTGTGAATATCGGCGGTTGGCTTTATCGGGTTTCAAACAATAAAATTATCGATAAATACCGAAAAAAGACGACGGATAATCTGGAGGATTTCGTGTATGAAGACGAGGACGGAAGTTTTGCGGTGAAAGATATTTTGTTGTTGGATGATTCTGAAAATCCTGAACTTTTGGCGTTTCGGGAGGAAGTTTGGAAGGAGCTTTTCGCAGCCTTGGAAGAATTGCCGGAAAATCAGCGTTTGGTTTTCGTGGAGAATGAAATCGAAGGAAAGAAACTGCAGGAAATTGCCGACGAACAGGGAGAAAATATCAAGACCATTATCAGCAGAAAAAATTATGCGGTAAAGCATCTGCGAAAAAGAATGGCGATTTTGTATAAAGATTTGAAAGGATAA
- a CDS encoding SRPBCC domain-containing protein — translation MEPITIKVTILKPLLKTWDYFNNPRHIVKWNFPTTNWHCPKADNDFREGGRFDYRLEYKDKSFGYNFSGYIDEIKVHEYIKSHLNDGRKVEVFFNKIDDNTTEIVQVFEPEVQNGREMQRVGWYAILDRFHKYVEKH, via the coding sequence ATGGAGCCAATAACAATCAAAGTAACGATTCTAAAGCCTTTGCTCAAAACTTGGGACTATTTTAATAATCCAAGACATATTGTGAAGTGGAATTTTCCGACCACCAATTGGCATTGTCCGAAAGCGGACAACGATTTTCGTGAAGGTGGCAGATTCGATTACCGCTTAGAATATAAAGATAAAAGTTTTGGCTACAATTTTTCGGGTTATATTGATGAAATTAAGGTTCACGAATACATCAAAAGTCACTTGAACGACGGTAGAAAAGTGGAAGTTTTTTTCAATAAAATTGATGACAACACTACCGAAATTGTTCAGGTTTTTGAACCCGAAGTTCAGAACGGAAGAGAAATGCAGCGCGTTGGTTGGTATGCGATTTTAGACCGATTTCATAAATATGTGGAAAAACATTAA
- a CDS encoding deoxyguanosinetriphosphate triphosphohydrolase: protein MNLNTIFTNQRTGNHPATSASRTDFQRDFDRIIFSAAFRRLQNKTQVFPLPGSVFVHNRLTHSLEVSSVGRSLGSAIGEFIVDQFENDLSDNSKNFYLHNLHNVIAAACLCHDVGNPAFGHSGEDAIASYFEKNEKDLKQKFTEKEWADLVNFEGNANAIRVLTHQQNGKDEGGTQLTFSTLASIAKYPCEAVAKKKGMIHRKKFGFFQNEKNTFLEIAKSVNLIQECEEPTIFRRHPFVWLVEAADDICYNIIDMEDAHRLGIVSTSDCENLFLELIKSENQNTKRVEDKLAILTNSNERISYLRAKVINALINKSIEIYKNNFSKILEGNLDKALLDIYKSENRSLQEIESFSIEKIYGHKAVIEIENAGYNVMYELLNHFIPPILKEKAERKSYDKMALKLLPKQFFYEDGNDYQKVLGVIDFVSGMTDNFATDLYRKIKGIDIGMTM, encoded by the coding sequence ATGAATCTTAATACAATTTTCACCAACCAACGCACCGGAAATCATCCCGCAACTTCCGCTTCAAGAACTGATTTTCAAAGGGATTTTGACCGAATTATTTTCTCTGCCGCTTTCAGAAGATTGCAAAATAAGACGCAGGTTTTTCCGCTTCCGGGAAGTGTTTTTGTGCATAACCGTTTGACGCATTCTTTGGAAGTTTCCTCTGTGGGACGAAGTTTGGGAAGCGCAATCGGAGAATTTATCGTTGATCAATTTGAAAATGATTTGAGTGATAATTCAAAAAACTTCTATCTCCACAATCTTCACAACGTTATTGCGGCGGCTTGTCTTTGTCACGATGTGGGAAATCCCGCTTTCGGACATTCAGGTGAAGATGCGATTGCGAGTTATTTTGAGAAAAATGAAAAGGATTTAAAGCAAAAATTCACCGAAAAAGAATGGGCGGATTTGGTTAATTTTGAAGGAAATGCAAATGCAATAAGGGTTTTAACGCATCAGCAAAACGGAAAAGATGAAGGCGGAACACAACTCACTTTTTCAACTTTGGCAAGTATTGCAAAATATCCCTGCGAAGCGGTTGCGAAGAAAAAAGGAATGATCCACCGAAAGAAGTTTGGATTTTTTCAAAACGAAAAAAACACTTTTTTAGAAATTGCAAAGTCGGTTAATTTGATTCAGGAATGTGAAGAACCGACGATTTTTAGAAGACATCCTTTCGTGTGGCTCGTTGAAGCAGCCGACGATATTTGCTACAACATTATCGACATGGAAGATGCGCACCGACTGGGAATTGTTTCGACTTCTGATTGTGAAAATTTGTTTCTCGAACTCATTAAATCGGAAAATCAAAACACAAAAAGGGTAGAAGATAAATTGGCGATTTTAACCAATTCCAATGAACGTATTTCTTATTTAAGGGCAAAAGTCATCAATGCTTTAATCAATAAATCCATTGAAATTTATAAAAACAATTTCTCTAAAATTTTGGAAGGAAACTTAGATAAAGCGTTACTCGATATTTACAAATCGGAAAACAGATCTTTGCAGGAAATCGAAAGTTTTTCCATTGAAAAAATTTACGGACATAAAGCTGTAATAGAGATAGAAAATGCAGGATACAACGTCATGTACGAATTGCTGAATCATTTTATTCCGCCAATATTAAAAGAAAAAGCGGAGAGAAAATCTTACGACAAAATGGCTTTAAAATTATTACCAAAACAGTTTTTTTATGAAGATGGAAATGATTATCAGAAGGTTTTGGGCGTGATTGATTTCGTTTCTGGGATGACCGATAATTTTGCGACCGACCTTTACCGAAAAATTAAGGGAATTGATATTGGAATGACGATGTAA